One part of the Vicia villosa cultivar HV-30 ecotype Madison, WI linkage group LG6, Vvil1.0, whole genome shotgun sequence genome encodes these proteins:
- the LOC131613212 gene encoding uncharacterized mitochondrial protein AtMg00810-like, which yields MDPGDVLIVCLYVDDLIFTGNNSEMITKFREAMIRHFEMIDLGLMSYFLGIEVVQQDDGIFISQKNYASDILKKFKREHSKPVYTPVEEKLKLTRENDGKRVDSTQYKSLIGSLRYLTATRPDIVYEVGLLSRFMEEPCVSHLQGAKRILRYIKGALTDGIFYASNNEVELVGYTYSDWARDIETRKSTSGYAFHLGTGAISWSSKKQPVVALSTTEAEYTTTISCATQTIWMRRILEVIHQKQKSPTKIYCDNKSAIALSKNPVFHGRSKHIDIRFHKIRELIVEKEVVIEYCPTEE from the coding sequence ATGGATCCTGGAGATGTCCTTATTGTGTGcctatatgttgatgacttgaTTTTCACTGGAAATAATTCAGAGATGATTACAAAATTCAGGGAGGCTATGATTCGACATTTTGAAATGATAGATTTGGGCCTAATGTCTTATTTCCTTGGCATTGAGGTTGTCCAACAAGATGATGGAATTTTCATTTCTCAAAAGAACTATGCaagtgatattctgaagaagttcaagaggGAGCATTCAAAGCCAGTTTACACACCTGTTGAAGAAAAGTTGAAGTTAACAAGAGAAAATGATGGAAAAAGGGTAGACTCAACCCAATATAAAAGTTTGATCGGAAGCCTGAGATATTTGACTGCGACAAGACCAGATATAGTTTATGAAGTTGGATTGCTCAGCAGATTCATGGAAGAACCATGTGTTAGCCATTTGCAAGGAGCTAAGAGGATTCTTCGATATATCAAAGGTGCACTGACTGATGGAATTTTTTATGCTAGTAATAATGAAGTGGAACTTGTTGGATACACATATAGTGATTGGGCTAGAGATATAGAAACAAGAAAAAGCACGTCAGGATACGCATTTCATTTGGGCACAGGTGCTATTTCGTGGTCTTCGAAGAAACAACCAGTTGTTGCACTTTCTACTACTGAAGCTGAATATACTACAACAATCAGTTGTGCTACTCAAACAATATGGATGAGAAGAATTTTAGAAGTGATACATCAGAAACAGAAAAGTCCTACAAAGATATATTGCGACAATAAATCGGCAATTGCACTGAGTAAGAATCCGGTTTTTCATGGACGttccaagcacattgatattcgGTTTCATAAGATAAGAGAGTTGATAGTAGAGAAAGAAGTGGTGATCGAGTATTGTCCCACTGAAGAATAA